The Ascochyta rabiei chromosome 3, complete sequence genome segment TCCATAGCCTCTTCTAAGCTTTCCCTGAGGTCCTCCTCATGTGCAGTATTCTCAATGATCGGTATCCGCAGCTTATCGTAATATCCTAGATTACCCTGCTTGCCTCGTCCCTTTGGTATACCCTTGATCTGTTCAATCTCCTCGATTTCGAAACACGCGTCTTTTCCAAAGTCGCGTTCGACGAGGAGGGTTACAAGAACAGCCCACTGCGAGTGTGTGTGGATGCAACAGCCGGCGCCACGTTCAAACGCGGCCATGAAGAGAGGTGTGCAGGCGGAAGGCTTAAGTACCTAGACAAGGATTTAGCACATGCGTCTGGGCCTTGAAAAAGCACGGCGGCAGTGAAGGTAACTGTACCTGAGGCCTTCGAAGATACTCCTTGTTGTTGAAGTCCATCACAAACATGTCCGTTGGCTTCATAAGCTCTTTCTGCACACCACTCGGTGCGATATAGATCTTGTCCTCATGACGGATACTTGTACCTCCCCCTGTGCCTGTGACCTAGCCGTGTGTTCATGTCAGCATTCACATCAAACATAGTACGTCCACTTTCTCCCCAGATGGGCAAGCCATACCCATCCTAACGTATAAAAATGCGCGCACAGCGTACAGATGTGGTTCGCTGGGTGGTGCGGGTCGTCGGAGTGTATCAGCGCTTCAGCATCTTGAAGATCGGAACCCATTCTGAGGTTGTTGTGACTGTAATGTACTGAGTGTTCGAAAGTTTTTGTAAGATGACGCGATGCTGGTTGTAGCTTCCTTGACCCCACGTGGTCTGGGCTCTAGTGCGGGGTGGAGTTCTTAGTTCAGGCACATAATCACATGTATAGGGCTGAAGATGAACATAGCGCTGCTCAATTTCGAAGCTACATAGCACCCTGAGTATATCGAGTGAAAGCTTGGGTATCGTGAGACTCTTCCACCATCCGTACCATTACTGCACTCTCTTCAAATCAAATACACTTTTGCTGCGTAGCAATGGGTATCATCGTGTCTCGCCTGCGCCTGAAATGACCGTGGTCTCCTGTGCCAGAGGAGAAGGCTCATGCTTCTTTTCTTTGTCAAGGTGAAGTGCCTGTTTGATCTTGTCACCAAGCCCCTGGCGATCAGGAGATTTGCTATGTCCTCCATGCTTCTCCTTGTAGACGTTGCCCGCACCACCGCGCTGTTTCATCATTAGCCACGGGCTAGGTCGAGAAAGAAAACACAAGACGTACGCCTGTATGGAACTCATCCTGAGCATCACGGATCGCAAGTTCAGGAACGATGTCCGCGGAACGACGATGACCGTCAACGTCCTGTGGTCCAAGACGAGGCGATTTGCCTATGTTTCCAGCACCACCGCGACCAGTAGAGAACTCGTTGGCTGTGGATTCGCCTTGAGGTCCTTCGCGCGTAATAGCTCCGTCTGCGTAGACAGTGTCATCGCGACCGATGTTGCCAGCGCCTAGGTAAATTAGTCATTGAGGACGATCGGAAGGGCTGTCTTTTCGACTGTGGTCGTACCTCCACGCCCTGTAGAGTGTATTGGTGTAGTAGACATGTTGATCTTTGCTGGGAGGCAAGTCGCGACAAAAAAAAGAATACTCTGTTACAATCCTAGACGATGCAGTGTACTTGGGATGGAGCGAACAGGGAACCGGTATGGCCGCTACGTCTTATATTTGCTCTTTCGTTGCGCCGCGACACTCAAACAAATGACGCAACCGCATGCTGCGCGACTATAGGGTAGTACCAGCCGTTCAACGTGGGATGGAAGAAGTTTCCGAATTGAGAGAGGGCGCCATGGTCGTTAGCCTGTGCCAAAAACCAAATGAGCAATTGGGCCAAGGTAAAAACGGGCATGTGAGAAAGATGTATAGACACTTT includes the following:
- a CDS encoding Methylthioribulose 1-phosphate dehydratase, translating into MGSDLQDAEALIHSDDPHHPANHICTLCAHFYTLGWVTGTGGGTSIRHEDKIYIAPSGVQKELMKPTDMFVMDFNNKEYLRRPQVLKPSACTPLFMAAFERGAGCCIHTHSQWAVLVTLLVERDFGKDACFEIEEIEQIKGIPKGRGKQGNLGYYDKLRIPIIENTAHEEDLRESLEEAMEKYPDSYAILVRRHGIYVWGDNVHKAKTQCESIDYTLQLAVEMHKLGLKWTK